The sequence GGCCGCGGCAAAAGCGTTCGTGACGAAGCTGTACAAAAACGTGCCCGTGCTCGATTCGGGGGCGCGCGGCTCGACGACGACCTTCGTCGAACGTGGGATCGGCGACGTCGAGATCGCCTGGGAGAACGACGCCATGCTTGCGGTCGATAAGCTCGGCCCCGGCCGATTCCAAATCGTTCGACCGCCGCTGAGCATCCTCGCCGAGCCCCCCGTCTCGTTGGTCGATCAGGTCGTCGACAAGAAGCAGACGCGCGCCGTCGCCCAAGCCTATCTGACGTATCTCTACTCGCCGGCCGGTCAGCAGATCATCGCCCGGCACTACTTCCGCCCGCGGCTTGCATCGGTTGCACGCCGGTACGCCTGGCAGTTCCCGGCAATGAAGATGGTAACGATCGCACAGTTCGGCGGCTGGGATAAAGCGCAGAAAACGTTCTTCGCCGACGGCGGCGTCTTCGACCAGATCTACTCGCCGAGTCAGTAGCGGATGCGCAAGAGGATAATTCCCGGTTTCGGCCTGACGCTCGGCTTCACGCTCTGCTATCTCTCCCTGATCGTGCTGCTCCCGCTCGCCGCGACGTTCGTTGAAACGTCGAAGATCGGCTGGCCGCAGTTCTGGCATATCGTGACGGCGCCGCGCGCGCTGGCAGCCTACGGCTTGAGCTTCGGGGCTTCGCTCGTGGGCGCGGCGATCAACTTCGTGCTGGGCACGCTGGTCGCGTGGGTGCTCGTGCGCTATCACTTTCCCTTTAAGCGTCTCCTCGATTCGCTCGTCGACCTTCCGTTCGCGCTGCCGACGGCCGTGGCGGGAATCGCGCTCACGACGATCTACGCCCCGAACGGGCTCTTCGGGCGCCCGCTCGCCGAGCTCGGCATTCACGTTGCCTTCACCCGGCTCGGCATCGTCGTCGCATTGACGTTCATAGGCTTGCCGTTTGTGGTTCGAACCGTTCAGCCGGTGCTCGAGGATCTCGATCGCGAGCTCGAAGAGGCCGCGGCCAGCCTCGGCGCTGGGCGCTGGCAGACGTTTGCGCGCGTCGTTTATCCCGCGATCGCACCCGCTGCGATAACCGGCTTCGCGTTGGCCTTCGCGCGCGGCGTCGGCGAGTACGGTTCGGTGATTTTCATCGCCGGCAATATGCCGATGCGCACCGAGATCGCGCCGCTGCTGATCGTCACGAAACTCGAGGAGTACGACTATTCCGGCGCCACCGCGATCGCCACGGTAATGCTGCTCATCTCGTTTGCGCTGCTGGTCGGCATCAACGGGCTGCAGCGATGGAGCGGCGGACGCCCGGAGTCCGATGCGAAGGAGGAGCCGGCAATGCGCCCGGCGTTCGGCCTCGGTGGTTAACGCGATTCCGGCGCGCTTCGTACCGGCGGTCTCCGAGTCGCCGCTGGTCAAGCGCCTGCTCATCGGAGTGTCGGTGCTCTTTCTCGGCATCTTCTTGCTCGTGCCGCTCGGCTGCGTTTTCGCCGTCGCATTCGGGCACGGCATTGCCGCCTACCTCGCGAGCTTCCACGATCCCGATACGCTCTCGTCGATTCGCCTAACGCTGCTGGCCGCTGGAATCGCGGTTCCCTGCAATCTCGTCTTCGGCGTTGCCGCCGCGTGGGCCATCGGCAAGTTCGAGTTCTTCGGCAAGAGCCTGCTGATTTCGCTTGTCGACCTGCCGTTTTCGATCTCGCCGGTCGTCGCCGGATTGACGTACGTGCTGCTCTTTGGAAGCCACGGGTGGTTCGGCGGGTGGCTGTCGGCCCACAACGTGCAGATCATCTTCGCCGTTCCCGGAATCGTGCTGGCGACGATCTTCGTTACCTTCCCGTTCGTCGCGCGCGAGCTCTTGCCGATGATGTCGGCGCAAGGAAACGACGAAGAAGAAGCTGCCCTGACGCTTGGTGCGGGCGGCTGGCAGACATTCCTCAAGGTGACGTTGCCGAACGTCAAGTGGGCGTTGCTCTACGGTGTGATTCTCTGCAACGCCCGGGCGATGGGCGAGTTCGGCGCGGTCTCGGTCGTATCGGGCCACATTCGCGGTCTGACCAACACGATGCCGCTGCAGATCGAAGTCCTATATAACGACTATCAATTCGTGCCGGCGTTTGCCGTCGCCTCGCTCTTGGCGCTGCTTGCGCTGGCAACGCTGGTCGTCAAGAGCGCCGTCGAATGGCGCAGCGCCGTTATTGAAAGGGGAACCAAATGAGCATCGCCGTTCGCAACGTGGTCAAGAAGTTCGGGAGCTTCTCGGCGCTCGACGACGTCAGCCTCGATATCCCCGACGGCCGGCTCGTCGCGCTGCTCGGTCCGTCGGGCTCGGGAAAGACGACGTTGCTGCGGATCATCGCCGGCCTCGAGAACGCCGATGGAGGGGAGGTCTGCTTCGACGGCCTCGATATGAGCCGCCGGTCGGCGCGCGAACGGCGCGTCGGCTTCGTCTTCCAGCACTACGCGCTCTTCCGTCACATGACCGTCTTCGAAAACGTCGCATTCGGTCTGCGCGTTCGCTCGAGGCGTTTGCGGCCCGCTAAGGACGCGATTCGCGCGCGCGTCTTCGAGCTGCTCGATCTGATTCAACTGCGAAATCAAGCCGGGCGTTATCCGTCGCAGCTCTCCGGCGGCCAGCGCCAGCGTGTGGCGCTGGCGCGAGCCCTGGCGGTCGAACCGAGCGTTTTACTCTTGGACGAACCGTTCGGGGCGCTCGACGCGAAGGTCCGCCAGGAGCTGCGCCGCTGGCTGCGGCAGCTGCACGACGAGGTCGGCGTAACGAGCGTCTTCGTGACGCACGATCAGGATGAGGCGCTGGAAGTCGCCGACGCCGTCGCCGTGATGAACGGCGGCCGCATCGAACAGGTGGGAACTCCCGAAGAGGTTTATCGCCGTCCCGCCAGCTCGTTTGTGTACAACTTCTTGGGCAATGTCAACCTGTTCCACGGACGCGTCGACGACGGGACGGCGCGCATCAACCCGGAAGCGACGGGTCACTTGGTCTTCGTGCGCCCGCACGATCTCGAAATTGCGCGCCGGGCGACCGGCGCGAACTCACTGCGCGTTACGGTCAAGCACATCAACGCGGCGGGGCCTGTCGTAAAGGTCGAAGCAACGACCGAGTGGGGAGCGCCGGTGCACGTCGAGCTGCCGCAGCAGCGCCTCGCCGACCTCGAGCTGAATAAGGGCGAGCAGATCTTCATTACGCCGCGCGACCTCGCCGTCTTCGCGGACGGGCGGCGCGTGAGCTAAGCATCCGGCCTTCCTCGCCGCCGGCGCGGGGGTTCGCGCGTTATCGCGTACAATACAGCGCCGGCATGGCTTCGACGATGAAGGCGCTCGTCAAACCGGGCCCGGGGCCCGGTTTTCGCTTGACCGATGTTCCGATTCCACAGATCGGGCCGACCGACGTGCTGATCCGGGTTGAAAAGGCCGGCCTGTGCGGAACCGACCACCACATCTACTCCTGGGACGCCTGGGCGCAGCACCGCGTCAAGCCGCCGATCGTCGTCGGGCACGAGTTCATGGGGACCGTCGCCGCGGTCGGTGACGCCGTTCATTCGGTGCGCGTCGGCGAACGCGTCTCGGCGGAGGGGCACATCGCCGATCTTACGTGCCTGCTCTGCCGAACCGGAAATGCGCACATCTGCGAGCGCGTGAAGATCATCGGCGTCGATCGCGACGGCGCCTTTGCCGAGTACATCGCGATTCCCGAGTACAACGTTTGGCGGCTCGATCCGTCGATCCCCGACGAGGTTGCGGCGATCTTCGATCCGCTCGGCAACGCGGTGCATACCGTCATGGCGGCCGGCGTCAGCGTGCGCAGCGTGGCGATCACCGGCGTCGGTTCGATCGGCCTGATGGCGATTCCGGTCGCCCGCGCCGCGGGGGCCAGCTTCGTCTTTGCGATCGACGTGAACCCGGCGAAGCTCGACCTGGCAAAGAGCCTGGGGGCCGACGCCACGTTTAACGCAACGCAGAGCGATCTGGTCGACGAAATCAAAAGCCGCACGCGCGGGGACGGCGTCGACGTTCTGCTCGAAATGTCGGGCAGCGGGGCTGCGATCGATCTGGGGCTGCAGTTCGTCCGCAACGGCGGACGCGCGGCGCTGCTCGGTATACCGGCGGACAACGTGAACCTCAATCTCGCCGAGCGCATCATCTTCAAGGGGCTGACCGTGCTCGGCATTAACGGGCGGCGGATGTTCGAAACGTGGTACCAGACGGAGGCGCTCGTGCGCAGCGGACGCGTGGACCCGCGCGCGATCATCACCCACGTGCTGCCCTATACGGATTTCGATCGTGCGTTCGATTTGATGGCCAAGGGCGAGGCGGCCAAGATCGTCCTCGACTTCAAAGGAGCAAATTCGGCATCATGAATCAGGCTTTCGAAGCGAAGCTGCAGAGCGATCTCGACGCGCTGAAGAAGGCGGGGACCTATAAGCGTCTCCGTCATCTGACGACGCCGATGGCGCCCGAAGTGCACATGGAAGAAGCGGGCGACGTCATCGTGCTCTCCAGCAACAACTATCTCGGCCTCGCCGACCTTCCGGAAGTCGTCGACGCGGGCAAACGCGGCCTCGAGAAGTATGGGGCGGGTACCGCATCCGTTCGCTTCATCTGCGGTACCTTCGACATCCACCGCACCCTCGAAGAGCGAATCGCGGAGTTTTTGGGCACGCAAGCGGCGCTGTCGTACGTTTCCTGCTGGAACGCCAACACCGGGCTGTTCGCGACGATCTGCGATGCCGGTTCGGCGATCGTCTCCGACGAGCTCAACCACGCCTCGATCATCGACGGCGTGCGGCTGGCCTCGAAGGCGCGCCGCGAACGCTTCAAGCATAGCGACATGGGCGAGCTCGAGGAGAGGCTCAAAACCGTCCAAGGCTGCTTCCCCATCGTCATCGTCACCGACGGCGTCTTCTCGATGGAAGGCGATCTCGCCAAGCTGCCCGAGATCGTCGAACTCGCGAAGAAATATGGTGCAATCACGGTCGTAGACGATTCGCACGGCACGGGTGTGATGGGCAAGACCGGACGCGGCACGATCGAGCACTACGGCTTGACCGGCGACGTCGATATCATCACCGGCACGCTCGGCAAGGCTCTGGGCGGCGCCGCCGGCGGTTTCGTCGCCGGCAGCAACGCGCTGATCGACACGCTGATTCAGCGCTCGCGCCCGCAACTTTTCTCCAACGCGCTGCCGGCAACGGTGGCCTGCAGTTCGCTCGCGGCGATCGAGTATCTCGAAGCGCACCCCGAGCTGGTGGAGGCGCTGCGCGAAAAGACGCGCTACTTCCGTGCGGGCCTGGAGCGCATCGGTTACAAGCCGCTGGAGAGCGAGAGCGCGATCGTGCCGATTATCGTCGGCGAAACGGCGTTCGCGATCGCCGTAAGCGACAAGCTGCTCAAAAACGGCGTCTTTGTTACCGGCTTCGGCTACCCGGTCGTGCCCGAGGGTACGGCGCGCATTCGCGTTCAGATCAGCGCAGCACTCAGCAAAGAGGAGATGGATCGCGCGCTCGCGGGCTTCGAAAAAGTGGGGAAAGAGACCGGATTGCTCGCTTGAGCTACCGCAAGCTCTTCGGGGTGCGGCCCGGCACGCGCGTCCGGCTCTCCGAGTTCGACTCCGGCTTCACCGGACGCCAGGAGAACCGCCGGTCGGCCGCCGCCGAAATGCAGCGCGACGACAAGCGCCTCTGCAATCTTCAATACCTCCTATACGCAAACCATCAGCGCTCGGTGCTCGTCGTTTTGCAAGGAATGGACGCTTCGGGCAAAGACGGGACGATTCGGCACGTCTTCGACGGACTGAACCCCCAAGGCGCGAGAGCCCATTCGTTTAAGGAGCCGTCGAGCGAAGAGCTCGACCACGATTTCCTTTGGCGGGTGCACCTTCAGACGCCGGCCAAAGGCGAGTTCGTGATTTTCAATCGCTCGCAATACGAAGACGTGCTGGTCGTTCGCGTGCATCAGCTCGTGCCGAAATCGGTCTGGTCGAAGCGCTACGAGCTGATCAACGAGTTCGAGCGCAACCTATCGCTCGCGGGCACGACGATACTCAAGTTCTTCCTGCACATCTCGGAAAAAGAACAGCTGAAGCGCTTTAAGAAGCGCCTCGACGACCCGGCTCGCCAGTGGAAGATTAGCGAGGCCGACTACAGCGAGCGCGCTTTCTTCAAAGACTATACGAAAGCGTACGAGGAGGTACTGGAGAAGACGAGCACGCCGTATGCGCCGTGGTACGTCATTCCGGCCAAGCACAAGTGGTTTCGCAACCTGGCGGTCTCAAAGATCGTCGTGGAAACGCTGGAGTCCTTTGGGATGAAGTTTCCGGAGCCGAGCGTCGACCTCGACGAAATTCGCCGCAAATACCATGGCGCCGAGAGGGACAAAAGAGGCTGAGGCCCGCGGCCCGCGCGACCGGACAAAACCGTTTGGTCCGCCGCGGCATACCGAGGACATGAACCACCTAATCCTGATTCTTTCCGTACTGCTGGCTACACCCGCCGGCGCCTCGGCCTCGCCGGCCGTAGCGATGCGCAACGATGCCTTCGTTCCCGCGACGCTGACCGTAACCGCCGGCCAAACCGTCACCTTCACCAATGTCGATGACGACGCTCACACGGTTACCGCGACCAACGGCACCTTCGATTCAAAAGGCCTGGATACCAGCGGCACGTGGCATCACACGTTCGCAACGCCGGGCGTGTACAAATACTTCTGCGAACTGCACCCCTTCATGAAGGGGACGATCGTCGTCAAGGCGGCCGCACCGTGAAGCGCGCGTCGTTCTTAGAGCACGTCGCCTGGACGGGCGCCGGCATCGCTTACACGCTGGGCGCCGGCGGTTTGCTGGCGGGGCGAGCTCTGGCCGGCGCAAACGGCAGCGTCGAGTTCGTGCAGATCAGCGACAGCCACATCGGGTTCCATCAAGCCGCCAATCCCGACGTCTCCGCGACGCTGAAGATGGCGGTCGACGCGATCAACGCGATGCCGTCGCAGCCGTCCTTTGTCGTGCACACGGGCGACATCACTCATCTCTCGACGCCGCAGCAGTTCGACGATGCACGCGCGATACTCTCGAGCCTGAAGGCGCCGTTGATCGCTTTGCCGGGCGAGCACGACGTGATCGGCAACGACTTCGCGCCGTACCTTTCGAAGTTCAAGATACCGCATTCGACCGCCGGCGGGTGGGCGTCGTGGGACGACAACGGCGTCCACTACATCGTCCTGCTCAACGTCTTCAACTTCGAGAAGATGGGCTTGATGGGCGCCGATCAGCTCGCGTGGCTTGCCAAAGACGTTTCGGCGGTCGCGAAAACGACCCCGATCGTGGTCTTTACCCACGTCCCGCTCTACGCGCTTTTTCCGCAATGGGGCTGGACGACCGAGGATGGCTCGAAGGCCTTGGCGATGCTGGCGCCGTTCGAGCACGTCACCGTCCTCAACGGGCACATCCACCAGATCGTCACGCACCAGGAAGGCAACATCCGCTTTGCCAGCGCCGACGCGACTGCCTACCCGCAGCCAAAACCGGGGAGCGCGCCGAAACCGGGTCCGGTGACCCTTCCCCACGGCGACCTCTTGCGCGCGATCGGCTACCGCACCGTCGAAATCGATGACGGTCGCCTTCGATTCGAGGATCGTCCGCTCGGCTAGCGTGCGCGACGAGCCGCTGGAACTTGCGTTCGAACACCGGGACGCTGCCGCGTACGAGACGGCCTACGACCGCTTCGGAGGCCGCCTGTACGCGACGGCGTTGCGGCTGCTGCGCGACCCCGAGACGGCCCGCGAGTGCGTGCAGGACGTCTTCTTGCACGTGTGGCATCGCGAGTCGGCCTACTCCGCCGCGCGCGGCAGCTTGGAGGCATTCCTCGTGACCTGCGTCCGCAATCGGGC is a genomic window of Candidatus Cybelea sp. containing:
- a CDS encoding metallophosphoesterase, which codes for MKRASFLEHVAWTGAGIAYTLGAGGLLAGRALAGANGSVEFVQISDSHIGFHQAANPDVSATLKMAVDAINAMPSQPSFVVHTGDITHLSTPQQFDDARAILSSLKAPLIALPGEHDVIGNDFAPYLSKFKIPHSTAGGWASWDDNGVHYIVLLNVFNFEKMGLMGADQLAWLAKDVSAVAKTTPIVVFTHVPLYALFPQWGWTTEDGSKALAMLAPFEHVTVLNGHIHQIVTHQEGNIRFASADATAYPQPKPGSAPKPGPVTLPHGDLLRAIGYRTVEIDDGRLRFEDRPLG
- a CDS encoding polyphosphate kinase 2 family protein, which produces MSYRKLFGVRPGTRVRLSEFDSGFTGRQENRRSAAAEMQRDDKRLCNLQYLLYANHQRSVLVVLQGMDASGKDGTIRHVFDGLNPQGARAHSFKEPSSEELDHDFLWRVHLQTPAKGEFVIFNRSQYEDVLVVRVHQLVPKSVWSKRYELINEFERNLSLAGTTILKFFLHISEKEQLKRFKKRLDDPARQWKISEADYSERAFFKDYTKAYEEVLEKTSTPYAPWYVIPAKHKWFRNLAVSKIVVETLESFGMKFPEPSVDLDEIRRKYHGAERDKRG
- the cysW gene encoding sulfate ABC transporter permease subunit CysW, yielding MVNAIPARFVPAVSESPLVKRLLIGVSVLFLGIFLLVPLGCVFAVAFGHGIAAYLASFHDPDTLSSIRLTLLAAGIAVPCNLVFGVAAAWAIGKFEFFGKSLLISLVDLPFSISPVVAGLTYVLLFGSHGWFGGWLSAHNVQIIFAVPGIVLATIFVTFPFVARELLPMMSAQGNDEEEAALTLGAGGWQTFLKVTLPNVKWALLYGVILCNARAMGEFGAVSVVSGHIRGLTNTMPLQIEVLYNDYQFVPAFAVASLLALLALATLVVKSAVEWRSAVIERGTK
- a CDS encoding glycine C-acetyltransferase: MNQAFEAKLQSDLDALKKAGTYKRLRHLTTPMAPEVHMEEAGDVIVLSSNNYLGLADLPEVVDAGKRGLEKYGAGTASVRFICGTFDIHRTLEERIAEFLGTQAALSYVSCWNANTGLFATICDAGSAIVSDELNHASIIDGVRLASKARRERFKHSDMGELEERLKTVQGCFPIVIVTDGVFSMEGDLAKLPEIVELAKKYGAITVVDDSHGTGVMGKTGRGTIEHYGLTGDVDIITGTLGKALGGAAGGFVAGSNALIDTLIQRSRPQLFSNALPATVACSSLAAIEYLEAHPELVEALREKTRYFRAGLERIGYKPLESESAIVPIIVGETAFAIAVSDKLLKNGVFVTGFGYPVVPEGTARIRVQISAALSKEEMDRALAGFEKVGKETGLLA
- the cysT gene encoding sulfate ABC transporter permease subunit CysT, coding for MRKRIIPGFGLTLGFTLCYLSLIVLLPLAATFVETSKIGWPQFWHIVTAPRALAAYGLSFGASLVGAAINFVLGTLVAWVLVRYHFPFKRLLDSLVDLPFALPTAVAGIALTTIYAPNGLFGRPLAELGIHVAFTRLGIVVALTFIGLPFVVRTVQPVLEDLDRELEEAAASLGAGRWQTFARVVYPAIAPAAITGFALAFARGVGEYGSVIFIAGNMPMRTEIAPLLIVTKLEEYDYSGATAIATVMLLISFALLVGINGLQRWSGGRPESDAKEEPAMRPAFGLGG
- the tdh gene encoding L-threonine 3-dehydrogenase, which encodes MASTMKALVKPGPGPGFRLTDVPIPQIGPTDVLIRVEKAGLCGTDHHIYSWDAWAQHRVKPPIVVGHEFMGTVAAVGDAVHSVRVGERVSAEGHIADLTCLLCRTGNAHICERVKIIGVDRDGAFAEYIAIPEYNVWRLDPSIPDEVAAIFDPLGNAVHTVMAAGVSVRSVAITGVGSIGLMAIPVARAAGASFVFAIDVNPAKLDLAKSLGADATFNATQSDLVDEIKSRTRGDGVDVLLEMSGSGAAIDLGLQFVRNGGRAALLGIPADNVNLNLAERIIFKGLTVLGINGRRMFETWYQTEALVRSGRVDPRAIITHVLPYTDFDRAFDLMAKGEAAKIVLDFKGANSAS
- a CDS encoding cupredoxin domain-containing protein, with translation MNHLILILSVLLATPAGASASPAVAMRNDAFVPATLTVTAGQTVTFTNVDDDAHTVTATNGTFDSKGLDTSGTWHHTFATPGVYKYFCELHPFMKGTIVVKAAAP
- a CDS encoding sulfate ABC transporter ATP-binding protein, giving the protein MSIAVRNVVKKFGSFSALDDVSLDIPDGRLVALLGPSGSGKTTLLRIIAGLENADGGEVCFDGLDMSRRSARERRVGFVFQHYALFRHMTVFENVAFGLRVRSRRLRPAKDAIRARVFELLDLIQLRNQAGRYPSQLSGGQRQRVALARALAVEPSVLLLDEPFGALDAKVRQELRRWLRQLHDEVGVTSVFVTHDQDEALEVADAVAVMNGGRIEQVGTPEEVYRRPASSFVYNFLGNVNLFHGRVDDGTARINPEATGHLVFVRPHDLEIARRATGANSLRVTVKHINAAGPVVKVEATTEWGAPVHVELPQQRLADLELNKGEQIFITPRDLAVFADGRRVS